A window of Benincasa hispida cultivar B227 chromosome 9, ASM972705v1, whole genome shotgun sequence genomic DNA:
tattttgtaatgtTAACCTGTTTTTCAATTCATGATTGTATTTCACCTTACTTTAATGTGACCATAAGAGTTCTTGTAGATTATTATttggtttaaatcctattttggaCTCTAAACtttcttatttgttttatttgttcttaaattttcaaaaaataattatttttatctcCCAATTTTTGTAATgtctattttattctttaaacttAGGGTACGTTGATCAAACCATAATGAAAATTGACATAATTGGAATGAGATTTTATTGATGGATGAATCGTAATAGATCTGAATTGCATATATAATTGGATTACTTTTGATTgcatttacttagaattatgaatctgtCTCAATTTGCTGTTACTGTTACTATTTGATCTTAACGGTAATGGTAACGATAAAGGTACCAATAAATGTGGTAGATTCAGTAACAATAATGGTAAAGATAGTAGATCTCATGTAATTTTCAATCAAAATCAGATTGAGCATTCTCGATTTGATTATAAGTTTTGAGATGAGTCTCACAATTCATTACGATTGCAGAACTCAAGTAAACAACAACAACGGTACAACTGAGGCTCAATTTTTACATTATCGTTGATGGATTACCTTTCACATGGGTAAATGTGaccttaaataataataataataaaacaaataatttgatcctaaaaaggaggtttttttttttttttttctttcttactcAATACTCTTTGACCCATGTGGTTCGAGTATATGTCCATGTTGACATGTTAGAACATATCTTCCAAACAATGTTATTAATCCGTTGAAATCTaaaatgatttcatttaaaactTTAAGAATCAAAACCAACCGGTTGAAAGTCTGGAGAATATTGTCAAAAGTTTGgggatgatttttttttttttaaaaaaaatattgtaattaaagtgtgaggtgggagaatcgaacctcaaaccaCGAGATTGATAGTATGAACAGTATGTCAATTGAACTACGTTCTTGTTGGCAAAAGTTTGGGGATGATTGAAAACATCAAAATGAGcccattaaatatatataaacatttaATTTGTACAACAATCAAAGTGCAACCGTGCTTGAGAACGATATGAACTTgctgaaataaaatataaattaaatattgaagaTAGTAtgtaatacaaataaaaaaaaaattgaaatagatGTTTACTCACAAAATTACATCATGTTACAAATCACCTTATCTTTCATCATTCAACAACTGTCCTAGAAAATGAGATTTCTTCAGTGCAGTAGGAGTGGaggattcaaaatttcaaaccaCAGACCCTATACTACCTttgctaaaaataaaataaaatgagagaTTATGCTTTCTACAGTGGAATAATAAATGTTGAAgtaaaaaaatggaaactttCATTTATATTTACCCAATGCATTAAttttttcatagttttcttCCTGAAATATACTGTACATCACCTACACTGTCCCTAATTATCAAACAACGGgtttaatcaaataaatttctcaaataaatttCTGTTATCCTACACTAACATATTACATTTCAGATTCAAATCCAATGTTCCAAAATCCTTCAGGAGTCATGGGAGGAACATACCTATACCGATGCCTTGAAACCCCATCATGATGCTCACACCGTAAACACGGTTTATCACCATTGGCTTCTTCATTGCCATCATTTGCAAGAACAGCATCATAAAATTTCTTGCATTGCTTGCATTCGATTCCTTTTAAATTTTGCCTGTCAGCTTTCTTTCTCACTGGCTCCACAAACTTAAAGCCCCCTCCTCTATTGCCAGTCACCGAAACCGGCATCTGCTGATTTTGTGGTGGATTAACAGCATTCAGATCTTGTGTCTCGTCGTCAGAGATATCCATATTGATGTCTTTTACTACCACCTCAGGAAGAGGAAGATCTTGAACTCTGTCCTTCACAGGCTTGTTTAAATTCTCTCGGATGTTCTCGAATGGAGTATCGAGAAAATCATCATGTGGGTCAGGCCCCGCCTGCTCTTGACAATGAGCCCTTGTATCTCTCCAATAAGATGCCGGTCTTTTAGATGCCATTGGTGCAGATTTTACATTGGGACTACGTTTTGAGCCACTTGGGAAACTAGGAGTCTTTGGAGGGGAACGGGAGTTCAAGGCCTGATTTAACTTGACTCCCTTTTTATCCTCTACATTATGGTGCAAGCTAATCTCTTTCTTCAATTGGGATGTATCAGAAATGGCCATAGAAGATTCTTCAGTTTCCGCATCAGGGTCTACTGCTCGAATCAATAGATAGTTAGTAACACATGGAATATGGATAAACGATGTTTGAGGAAATTAGGCTTAAAATAGGACAATGGTTaagcaaaaacaaaaatgaacatTAAGAAGAGGGAATTGTATTTATAATATGAAGAAGAGGGTGTTTACCTGGTGAGAGTGCAAGATCTTGATTAAAAGCCATTGAATCggtttcattttctcttctgtTCTTTGGCTGCATATTATCGCTAGTAAGGCCAATTTTTTTGCAAAGGAAGTTATATTGTGACTTCAGCCTTTTGTAGGCATCAACAACGCCTCTTCTTGCCTTCTTTTCAGCCTGTAACTCGAAGGACTTCAATTCAATCTGTTCGCGTAAACTTTCATATAATTCATTTCCTTCCATTTCCTTGTTCTTTACCCTCGGATTTGGCTGAAGCTCATTAAGTTTCTCTTGAGAACCATTCAACTTGGCTAGGAGTCGTTTGTTCTCTTTCTGAAATTCCTCGAGTTGCACtttattctttgaaatttctGAGCCAGCTGAATCAATTTGCTGGAGCAACTTGGTTTGCAGTTTCCTTccttcttcaatttcttcagtCTTCTTTAAAAGCTCCTTCTCTAGACCGTTGACATTCTCCTGCAATTTTTCTACCTTCACCACAAGCATTTGTTTCTCTTTCTGCTGATCATTATTCATCTGTTCAATGTTAATAATTTCTGAAGCTTGTAATTCAAGCTTTTTGAACAAGTTCTCTTCCAACTTTTTAACCTTAGATACTTCATCTGTCTTCTCATTAAGCTGCTTCTGGAGCCCATCAAACTTTACCTCTAAGCTAGTCAATTTGGTGCGCAATGCATTTGATTGGTCTTCATACTCTTTCAGTTTTTGTTCCTTACTCATTATCAGAGAGGTTTTTGACCGAACCATTTCAAGTAATTTCTGCTGTAATTCGATCCCCTCATCAATTTCTCTCGATTTCTGTTTAAGTTGTTGTGATAGCTCCTCAGCATTGAGTTGCTCACCTAGTAGTTTAGACCGCAGCAGATCCATCCTTTCTTCTTGCTCCCTTGATGGCTCTTCTTTCTCAAGTTTCAAAGACAGATTCTCTTCAAGGATATGTTGATTTTCCCTCTTAAGTTTTTCTATTTGGAATAGGAGACTGGTTTCCTTTTCTTTCCATGTATCCTCTGCAGATTTCTTAGCCTCGGAATATATTTTCTGCAAACTTTTAGACTTTGATTGAAAACTGGGAAAGAGTTGGCTGCAGAAGATATATTCAATCTGGGATATCCTGTCCTTAGTTTCCTGGATCGTTGCAACCAGAATAGTACTAAGCCCAGAGATGTACTTTAGATCATCACCTTCAACAGAAGACCCTCCAAATTTTAGAGAGTGATCTTGGTCAGTCTCCATATCTGAAACCacataaaagaagtaaaaagaACATCCAGTTAAGAGTGGTGAAAATATTGAAAACTGTTTCAATTATTCCTGAAGACAATATGATACGAACTAGGACGTCCTTGTATTACCTCTGAGACCAATAACATGTTCAAGAGCCGAGAAGCTACAGTTAGGGTTAAATTCTTTTCTCGCAACAAATAGAGATGAACTCAATTAACGGGATTCAAGCAACAACTAATCATAAGCTCTATAATTGGTTTCATTTGATTGAGCTTTCTTAAATTTCAttagtgttattttatttgcaaagaTACCTTATTTTTAGTATTTTCATTTTTGGACCCATGTGTGTTTATTTGGGATGTTAGTCTTTTGAGTTGGGGCTAAATTGGATTTTTAAatccttttgttaagcatgataGATTTTAAGGGGGAAAGGGAACACAGTACGTTAGTTTTTTATATTTGAGTTTTTAGAGTTTATCTAAATGAAAACTTTCTGAAAGATGACAAAGCCCATCACCAATTTGCAATTCTTGAGTCAAGTTGCATGTCAAGAACTTTTAAGTAAGTCTAATCATCTTGCTTGTTGAGTGTTTGAACTTGGAGTAAGGAACTAGTTCTTATTTCTTGGTTTTCGATCCAAAGGTAATCCAAAATCTAATCATTCTCTTTGGATTGACTTCAAATTGATTAGGGgattttagaatttgatatCAGGGTTTGTTGAAACGGGTTCCTAATTTCGAGTTGCTAGGATCTTCACATCACAATACATAACTATATCGACCAAGGTAAGAGTTTCCCATAAAATTGATGAATCTCTAAAAATCCCATACAACATGCCTTCGAGTATTTGCTTATTCCAATGACGGAAAGTGACCTAGGTTTCGAAAGTATAGATCAAAACCCACTTTAATTTCAGCTATGTGTAGCGGAAACTCAAATTGGTCAGTTTGTCTAAACACGTTTACCACAATGGTATTGGGCTCATAAACTAAATAATATAAAGGATACAAATCGCAGCAAGCTCAACATTCGGCTTATTTTCTTAGAGTCAAATAATTAAAACTGTAATTACTAACAGCGATATATAACATAAAAATCGTGCAATTCCAAGCAGAAAGGGTGAGGTACAAATGAGCAATTCCTCTACTGGACGACTCGAAAGAACAAAGTTAGCATTCCATACTAGAGTTCGGAGTCGTAAAAGTGGATAAACAGGAAGTCATATAGAACGGCTCGCAAATTGAAATGCAGGAGTACGATTGAAAGTTCATGGTTGATTAGTAACAGATTGTTGAAGAATTTCTTTCAGCATTCGTTCGATTTAAAGAGTAATCGGGGCAGATAAAAAGACACGGGAAATAATACGAAAACGCCATAAGCTTCAGGAGATGAACAGAGCGCGGAGAAATTGAAGACATACCTTATATAGATTTCTGTTTGATCGGAGAAGAGTGGAGTTTATAGGAGAATACGTACGGCGGCCGACGAGAAACCTTGCAGATTTATGACGGAGTTCCATGGCGGAAATTGTGAATTTCGTTCAAAAAGCTTGGCGGGGAAGCTGGGGTTTTATCCGAAGCGGATGGTTTATAATTCTTACAGTGGACCCTCGCTGATGGATTGTGAAGTTACAATTTTGGgccccattttttttctttatttttttcaatttttgactATACacttttttctctaaattaaatctaaatagctattttgaaaaatgaacacAGAGATTTTTAATTGGATAAATGgagctaaaaagaaaaattacatcTTATTTAAAACAAGATAaagggacaaaaaaaaaatatcgcGGTAATAAATGGGGGAAAAATCTGATAttggaaataataataatatttttctgaaaatataaaatgaaaaagggttttccaaaatcaaaactcataattgaaatatttatgaaaaaaaaatactaaatacTAAATAGTGGAAAATAAATATTGATGTTTTTTTGGAATATTGAGAAGTGTTGTGGTGGGctgagttgggttgggtggtTCATGACTTCTCTAGATATCTAATATGTGTGGACTTTAGGAAGATATACCATGAGCGGTCCACCAAGTTGCTTGAACCTCAAGcaatcattgatagcttaacttttctttcttcttttgatttaCCTCTCACTTATTCTATTGTGGTTGCATTTGATGCCAAGGAGGTGGTGAATTTAACAACTGTTCGTttgattttgttgaaattaaggATGCAAATGACTTAAAACTAGACATCAACGAGTCGGTTGAGTTTGTCTCCTTCTCAGTTTCTTCAGTGTATATAATAGGGTTGCTCACCATGTAGCTCGCTATATTGAtggttttgttaatttatttgatttttttattcttccaaTTTGGAAGATGTTGAGAGAAGTTGAATTTTCGACTTCTTTGTGGATGTAACTTTTACTCGTACGTTTGTTTTCTTTACCCCTTGACATGACCATTAATGAATTTCCTTTTCAAGAATTAATAAATAGATAGGTGTAACATactaataatttagttgtttgcaaggcactacaagaaaaagacgATCTCCCGACACTAAAACCAACCATCGAGAGTAAAATCGTCGGGagatattgttgggattggtgtcctaaatctctcttatactcttgtagtttgtaaaatttgtataaacaaattgttattaataaaataattgctatctgtgagcatacactcaatccaataaacaaagatcctatgttattttatgtaatttaaacacgtatatagagacatataggtaaatcatgtttaaatgataaccaaaacggtatgtagtagatggataaagctgggtaccttatcctggtgacactacgaatacgacctactttgtagatgttacaagtgttttaaagtgttataaatgatctgatcctgatcattcatatggagacatgtgagtgggggtatcccatacaaagaatttgtataagatcggaccacaaaatgattagtctcattatataacgtcgctaataatagagatttacatttcatcaagatgaccatatgtgacatgacctgaatcttgagtgagttgtgaactcctgcccatGAAGACGGTCATTTgattgcatgggtgagagtggctaaattgttgactcaatatgcctactattttgaggattcgtcttattgggaagctgggaacattgCTATACAATACATAATTTACTCATTCCTTAATGTCgaaataagtagataaattgctcccttaatggctgatttcagagcttgaacaatgtggtcacatcttctcttggcccgagagggatttagtcatagttggactataacctattgttcattagagggatcagtaatacttaaggaattagatataaatatagagacaaaacgataatttggctcagctgtacttacgagcaatttgtgaacggtcattgcattgttgactagttatatccaatggacatagaactATATTTACATTgggaagagtgtagctgtcgatctttagttgagtggccgatagttaatggatgttggataatttaattaaagagtataattaattatctaagtataaTTGGAACTTCAATCTAATGGTCCATAAGACCATCTGTAGCTCACcagagattattgagaattaattttgaattaatttgaattgttcaaattaattgaagaaattaattatatttaatataattaatttaattaactatatgtgatataattaatataatgtatttgatacattataacataaagtttattttgagaggaattgaatatttgaatatgattcaaatactaattatatggatgaaattcacataattaaatttagtataaatgtgatttatactaaatgtcatgtattattgagagaaataaaccttaggttatgatacaatatgaaaactataggttatgtgttatattcgaTACAACATATAATACGTTagttatttcatatatatatatttataaatttatttatttattaaattaaactaaatttattttatttttaatttaattttaattttaaagggAGGAAGTACTCTCtcccttaattctctctcaattaaATGTGTGAAGTGGTGGTTCAGTTTTCTACAATTCATCATCTTTACAGAAGCTTCACAGCGAACTCTCTCTGATTTTTCTCCCTAGAAACATacagagaaggaaaaaaaaaaatcttctcaCTCTCCCAAAATTTAGAGTCCACAACTCCTAAATTATcatccctaaggagaatacagagaGTTCGCaagtggtggtggccattttgtATTATTGGTTCTTGGTACGAAGTGTTTGTGACCAGTTCGAGGGACTTCATGAAGGATCTTTTGGCTTCAAAGGTAAGTGTTTACTTTTTTCCTAATTATTCTTAAAAGCATGatgtaattttattataatgcataatttgattgttttgtaaatttgggattctttgaataaatgaaaattgggaacaatcttgcttctgctGCGGAATTTCACCGTTTCTtctgttgaggttgatgtcctaaatctcgtagggtcttgttgtttgtaaatacctgtatgaacaaactctttgtgatgtaataatatgagatattttattcactactgtatatgaaatatgagttattttcgttgcattaaccacaaaccaataaactaagatctctggttatctttgtaacttaagcatgtatgtggagacatacaggtggatcgtgctttaagtgataacttaaaatggtctgtaatatatgaataaatgaGGGATGCCTTATCCTAGTGCTGCGAcaagtgtggcccgctttgtaggtgttacaagtgttgtaaagtgctacaaatgatctgatcctgaccatttgtgtattagacatgcgagcagggatactctatacaaaggagtttgtataagaccagaccacgaaatatttagtcccgttatataatgttgttcatgatagagactttcatttcactaagaagaccataggtaacatgaccttaatcctgagtgagttgtaaactcctgcctatgagggcggtcctatgatttgcatgggtgcgagtagccagatcaccgactcaaacctaccactttggggattcgtttgattggggagctgggaactcagctacacaagacgaaattcactccttccccgagcacaggggtaagtaaataaattgctcctttaagggctgatttcagggcttgaacaatatgacaCCACACATTCTTTTAGCCCGAGAAGTGtttaatcatagtaggactataatgtagtacttaaggagttaaatgttactacaaaggcaaaacggtaaattggcctaattgtacttacgagtgatttgtgaaaggtcatcgtaccattgattggttatatccaatggagaTAGAAATAAATCTGttgtgcgaagagtgtagctgtcggtctttagtggagtgcccgacagttaacggatggtggatatcgtaattaaagagtttagttagttattcatgtaccatttgagcttcaagctacaggtccataaggtccccttggtagctctatggattcatgttgagaatcagtttttgagttagtttgaaatgttcaaattaacaagagggaatttgattatatatgatatatttgatttgatgtatttgatacattatttgattggagaaattaatataaatatgatttatattaaatgcaataaaggagaaaaagagctatggtttaaatattacatgtgatgtgatattaaaactataggttataaatataatatgataaattagttattatatttatttatgacaaaaacaattataagataattgtggttggttattGTTTTCTATTAACCGATTGAGTTGGAGGTTTtaatcagttttaataactgatggataaaaaaaaatcgtttCAATTTTTCGATGATGCAACACATTTGATCGGGTAAAAGAAAATAGCTATATGATAGCCTTTGAGAGAATGAACGTCAAGCGTCGAGTTTGCTAGACGATAGCTCTTCGCTACTCAATGATCGAGTAcccagtctatacgatagactttctcattctcccacttactcgattgtatagttcttttttccctctaccaaatccatttagagcctacacctcctagattcttacaccgagaataccaaggtagccttttgGTGGTGTCGAGTTTGCTGTATGAGGGTCGAAGATCGAGTCctactcgattgtgttcgagGATCTGACAGTTTGTGTTATTCACTGGTTGTTCGTTGCATTCGTGCATTTGATCGAGTTTGTTGGGGCGCTTGACTATTGGTCGAGGGAatacttgaagaaaagttctttaaaggtatgtctTACTCAATCCTTTTGTATTTAACTAAAGAGCATGCTGCAATTTACTtgatgatgcataactgttgttgtttaaatgtaaatgtgttattctttcacaatgggtttggaacgatctgcttctaCTCAACggttctcttgtttaagagttccttcaccttcATATATAATATCTCCAGACATCGTACAACAATCATTGGGAATTATACATAACTCCTGACAACCCTAATTTTAGGCATCGAGAGTTAGTACTAACCCTTGACAGTTACATTATACACGTCGGGAGTTAGTAACCTTAtatcaaatttgaaatgaatCATATCTGAAATCTAGACGTCTCCGTACCCTTTCCTCTTCTACGCTCTCCGATCCCCTCCCTCCGCTCGAACGATGTGTGTACAATCATTGAATGTCGTCGAATGTTGCCTTCAGACTGTCAAACGCGTTGGACCATCAACTAATTTTAAGCATTGGGTCGTCaactaatttttagtttttgggttGTCGAACGCCATCTTGGAATTCATCATTGACCAACACAGGTAATCCATTGAATGTAATCAAATGTGCACCTTCTTCGATCGAGACAAGTAATCTCTCTCTTTCATGGTCGTGTTTAAGGTATTTTGATGGTGAAATGAGGGtttgtttatggattttgatGGTGAAATGAAGGTTTGTTTAAGGATTATGATGGTGAAATCATGGCTTGTTTGTTCTCTTTTCATGGTTGTGTTTGATGGATTCTGTTTAGGATAATTTCCAGCTTTTTCAAATGGAAAATTATGTTCATAACCAATCTTCGCTCCTGGGTTTATTATactaatcaaaattaattaatatattaagaatcttttttaaatttctacgCGCTCTCGGCATGAATTGTAGTActctaaagaaaagaaaaaaagataatgaaATTGAAGAATGTTACTTTCTCTCTATTTTGAATATGTCCTTGAATCTTCGAGTGTTGTTCACTattattaaaactaattaagaataatcaaatttttataatGTCATTTTCTCTTTAATCAATTAGATGAGTTTTGTTGATGAAAATAGTATAGTATTCATAtagttaataattaatttagactttgtttaataactatttaaagctcatttgataatgtttttgtgtttagttttttgttgatcaaattcttaatttttggATCAAACATAGATTATAATTTACCTTGGATTACAAGTCTGGTCAGAAAgggtttatttttaaggatgaataaagaatggataaaacttagaaataaaTTTTCGGTCaagtatagagaaggagtatccTAATTTTTAGATGTGGcgaagtttcatgttaatgattccagACGAGCAAGATgcccatgcaagaattgtatgaattcaatgttggagtcattagagtgtGTGGAGTGATATCACTAACATAGGAAATATCCCCCTCATACtgtgaatgggtatatcatggagagctaGTCAATTTATCTAGAGGTTTTGAAAGTCATACAACTTATTCATTACATAATGATGAATAAACATAGAGTGTAATGatgttgaagaaaatgaaatgttgaattctataaataatctataagttccaattgaaaacgaaGATGCAAATGAAGAAAGGATCGAGAATGAAATGCCTTCTAATGGTCGAGAAAGATATACCATAAACTTAATTGAGGATTTAATGGTTGAAACACGTAATGAACTATACCCTGGTTCAGAATTTTCATCattgaactttttagtgaagttgatgcatatcaaagttctaaACGGATAGAGTAACAAACCGTTTGACATGTTGTTAGAACGGTTAAAAGCAACATTTCCAACCGACACCCTACCTgcttcctt
This region includes:
- the LOC120085383 gene encoding protein gamma response 1, which gives rise to METDQDHSLKFGGSSVEGDDLKYISGLSTILVATIQETKDRISQIEYIFCSQLFPSFQSKSKSLQKIYSEAKKSAEDTWKEKETSLLFQIEKLKRENQHILEENLSLKLEKEEPSREQEERMDLLRSKLLGEQLNAEELSQQLKQKSREIDEGIELQQKLLEMVRSKTSLIMSKEQKLKEYEDQSNALRTKLTSLEVKFDGLQKQLNEKTDEVSKVKKLEENLFKKLELQASEIINIEQMNNDQQKEKQMLVVKVEKLQENVNGLEKELLKKTEEIEEGRKLQTKLLQQIDSAGSEISKNKVQLEEFQKENKRLLAKLNGSQEKLNELQPNPRVKNKEMEGNELYESLREQIELKSFELQAEKKARRGVVDAYKRLKSQYNFLCKKIGLTSDNMQPKNRRENETDSMAFNQDLALSPVDPDAETEESSMAISDTSQLKKEISLHHNVEDKKGVKLNQALNSRSPPKTPSFPSGSKRSPNVKSAPMASKRPASYWRDTRAHCQEQAGPDPHDDFLDTPFENIRENLNKPVKDRVQDLPLPEVVVKDINMDISDDETQDLNAVNPPQNQQMPVSVTGNRGGGFKFVEPVRKKADRQNLKGIECKQCKKFYDAVLANDGNEEANGDKPCLRCEHHDGVSRHRYRYVPPMTPEGFWNIGFESEM